From the Macaca nemestrina isolate mMacNem1 chromosome 7, mMacNem.hap1, whole genome shotgun sequence genome, one window contains:
- the LOC105494320 gene encoding disintegrin and metalloproteinase domain-containing protein 20 isoform X2: MVQLHQDTDPQIPKGQPCTLNSSEGGARPPVPHTLSSSALDRWLHNDSFIMAVGEPLVYIRVALLLLWFGMFLSVFGHSQARPSQRFTSPEVVIPLKVIGRGRGAKAPGWLSYSLRLGGQRYIVHMRVKKLLFAAHLPVFTYTEQHALLQDQPFIQDDCYYHGYVEEVPESLVALSTCSGGFLGMLQINDLVYEIKPISISATFEHLVHKIDSDDTQFPPMRCGLTEEKIARQLELQLSYNFTLKQSSFVGWWTHRRFVELVVVVDNVRYHFSQSNASTVQHEVFNVVNIVDSFYHPLEVDIILTGIDIWTASNPLPTNGDIDNVLVEFSVWKNYNLNNRLQHDVAHLFIKDTQGTTLGVAYVKGICLNPFNSGVDVFEDEKLVIFAVTLGHELGHNLGMQHDTQWCVCELRWCIMHAYRKLTTKFSNCSYAQYWDNTISSGLCIQPPPYPGNIFRLKYCGNLVVEEGEECDCGTIQQCAKDPCCLLNCTLRPGAACAFGMCCKDCKFLPSGTLCRQKVGECDLPEWCNGTSHQCPDDVYVQDGISCNVNAFCYEKTCNNHDTQCKEIFGQDARSASQSCYQEINTQGNRFGHCGIVGTTYVKCWSPDILCGRVQCENVEVIPNLLEHSTVQQFHLNDTTCWGTDYHLGMAIPDIGEVKDGTVCGPEKICIRKKCASMVRLSQVCQPKTCNMRGVCNNKQHCHCNREWAPPYCKDKGYGGSADSGPPPKNNMEGLNMMGKLGYLSLLCLLLLVAFLFCLRVLLKKRTKSKEDKEG, from the coding sequence ATGGTCCAGCTCCACCAGGACACAGATCCCCAGATCCCTAAAGGTCAGCCATGCACCCTGAACAGCTCAGAGGGAGGAGCCAGACCACCAGTGCCTCACACCTTGTCCTCTTCTGCTCTAGACAGATGGCTCCATAATGACAGCTTCATAATGGCAGTGGGTGAGCCCCTGGTGTACATCAGAGTCGCTCTTCTGCTGCTCTGGTTTGGgatgtttttgtctgtttttggccACTCTCAGGCCAGGCCCTCCCAGCGTTTCACTTCTCCAGAAGTGGTGATCCCTTTGAAGGTGATCGGCAGGGGCAGAGGTGCAAAGGCTCCTGGATGGCTCTCCTATAGCCTGCGGTTGGGGGGACAGAGATACATTGTCCACATGAGGGTAAAGAAGCTGTTGTTTGCCGCACACCTCCCTGTGTTCACCTACACGGAGCAGCATGCCCTGCTCCAGGATCAGCCCTTCATCCAGGATGACTGCTACTACCATGGTTATGTGGAGGAGGTCCCTGAGTCCTTGGTTGCCCTTAGTACCTGTTCTGGGGGCTTTCTTGGAATGCTACAGATAAATGACCTTGTTTATGAAATCAAGCCAATTAGTATTTCTGCCACATTTGAACACCTAGTACATAAGATAGACAGTGATGATAcacagtttccacctatgagatGTGGgttaacagaagagaaaatagcACGCCAGTTGGAGTTGCAATTGTCATATAATTTCACTCTGAAGCAAAGTTCTTTTGTGGGCTGGTGGACCCATCGGCGGTTTGTTGAGCTGGTGGTGGTCGTGGATAATGTTAGATATCATTTCTCTCAAAGTAATGCATCAACAGTGCAGCATGAAGTATTTAATGTTGTCAATATAGTGGATTCCTTCTATCATCCTTTGGAGGTTGATATAATTTTGACTGGAATTGATATATGGACTGCATCAAATCCACTTCCTACCAATGGAGACATAGATAATGTTTTAGTGGAATTTTCTGTTTGGAAGAATTATAACCTTAATAATCGATTACAACATGATGTTGCACATCTTTTCATAAAAGACACACAAGGCACGACGCTTGGTGTTGCCTACGTTAAAGGAATATGCCTGAATCCTTTTAATAGTGGAGTTGATGTTTTTGAAGATGAGAAGTTGGTCATTTTTGCAGTTACCTTGGGCCATGAGCTTGGTCACAATTTGGGTATGCAACATGACAcccagtggtgtgtgtgtgagctaCGGTGGTGCATAATGCATGCCTATAGAAAGTTAACAACTAAATTTAGCAACTGCAGTTATGCCCAATATTGGGACAATACTATCAGTAGTGGATTATGTATTCAACCTCCTCCATATCCAGGGAATATATTTAGACTGAAGTACTGTGGGAATCTAGTTGTTGAAGAAGGAGAGGAATGTGACTGTGGAACCATACAGCAGTGTGCAAAAGATCCCTGTTGTCTGTTAAACTGTACTCTACGTCCTGGGGCTGCTTGTGCTTTTGGAATGTGTTGCAAAGACTGCAAATTTCTGCCATCGGGAACTTTATGTAGACAAAAAGTTGGTGAATGTGACCTTCCAGAGTGGTGCAATGGGACATCCCATCAATGCCCAGATGATGTGTATGTGCAGGATGGGATCTCCTGTAATGTGAATGCCTTCTGCTATGAAAAGACATGTAATAACCATGATACACAGTGTAAAGAGATTTTTGGCCAAGATGCAAGGAGTGCATCTCAGAGTTGCTACCAAGAAATCAACACCCAAGGAAACCGTTTTGGTCACTGTGGTATTGTAGGTACAACATATGTAAAATGTTGGTCCCCTGATATCCTGTGTGGGAGGGTTCAGTGTGAAAATGTAGAAGTAATTCCCAATCTGCTAGAGCATTCCACAGTACAGCAGTTTCACCTCAATGACACCACTTGCTGGGGCACTGATTATCACTTAGGGATGGCTATACCTGATATTGGTGAGGTAAAAGATGGCACAGTATGTGGTCCAGAAAAGATCTGCATCCGTAAGAAGTGTGCCAGTATGGTTCGTCTGTCACAAGTCTGTCAGCCTAAGACCTGCAACATGAGGGGAGTCTGCAACAACAAACAACACTGTCACTGCAACCGTGAATGGGCACCCCCCTACTGCAAGGACAAAGGCTATGGAGGTAGTGCTGATAGTGGCCCACCTCCTAAGAACAACATGGAAGGATTAAATATGATGGGAAAGTTGGGTTACCTGTCACTATTGTGCCTTCTTCTTTtggttgcttttttattttgcttacgTGTGCTTTTAAAGAAACGCACAAAAAGTAAAGAAGATAAAGAAGGATaa
- the LOC105494320 gene encoding disintegrin and metalloproteinase domain-containing protein 20 isoform X1 has product MSRDSRKSCTGVMEIKVNSEEKNLGNLGHTVRGYGKLEQRHPLMSVVKKRSTATLMVQLHQDTDPQIPKGQPCTLNSSEGGARPPVPHTLSSSALDRWLHNDSFIMAVGEPLVYIRVALLLLWFGMFLSVFGHSQARPSQRFTSPEVVIPLKVIGRGRGAKAPGWLSYSLRLGGQRYIVHMRVKKLLFAAHLPVFTYTEQHALLQDQPFIQDDCYYHGYVEEVPESLVALSTCSGGFLGMLQINDLVYEIKPISISATFEHLVHKIDSDDTQFPPMRCGLTEEKIARQLELQLSYNFTLKQSSFVGWWTHRRFVELVVVVDNVRYHFSQSNASTVQHEVFNVVNIVDSFYHPLEVDIILTGIDIWTASNPLPTNGDIDNVLVEFSVWKNYNLNNRLQHDVAHLFIKDTQGTTLGVAYVKGICLNPFNSGVDVFEDEKLVIFAVTLGHELGHNLGMQHDTQWCVCELRWCIMHAYRKLTTKFSNCSYAQYWDNTISSGLCIQPPPYPGNIFRLKYCGNLVVEEGEECDCGTIQQCAKDPCCLLNCTLRPGAACAFGMCCKDCKFLPSGTLCRQKVGECDLPEWCNGTSHQCPDDVYVQDGISCNVNAFCYEKTCNNHDTQCKEIFGQDARSASQSCYQEINTQGNRFGHCGIVGTTYVKCWSPDILCGRVQCENVEVIPNLLEHSTVQQFHLNDTTCWGTDYHLGMAIPDIGEVKDGTVCGPEKICIRKKCASMVRLSQVCQPKTCNMRGVCNNKQHCHCNREWAPPYCKDKGYGGSADSGPPPKNNMEGLNMMGKLGYLSLLCLLLLVAFLFCLRVLLKKRTKSKEDKEG; this is encoded by the exons ATGAGTAGAGACAGCAGAAAAAGTTGCACTGGGGTGATGGAAATTAAAGTaaattcagaagagaaaaatttaGGGAATCTTGGCCACACTGTAAGAGGCTATGGAAAATTAGAGCAAAGGCACCCCTTAATGTCTGTCGtgaaaaaaagaag CACTGCAACTCTGATGGTCCAGCTCCACCAGGACACAGATCCCCAGATCCCTAAAGGTCAGCCATGCACCCTGAACAGCTCAGAGGGAGGAGCCAGACCACCAGTGCCTCACACCTTGTCCTCTTCTGCTCTAGACAGATGGCTCCATAATGACAGCTTCATAATGGCAGTGGGTGAGCCCCTGGTGTACATCAGAGTCGCTCTTCTGCTGCTCTGGTTTGGgatgtttttgtctgtttttggccACTCTCAGGCCAGGCCCTCCCAGCGTTTCACTTCTCCAGAAGTGGTGATCCCTTTGAAGGTGATCGGCAGGGGCAGAGGTGCAAAGGCTCCTGGATGGCTCTCCTATAGCCTGCGGTTGGGGGGACAGAGATACATTGTCCACATGAGGGTAAAGAAGCTGTTGTTTGCCGCACACCTCCCTGTGTTCACCTACACGGAGCAGCATGCCCTGCTCCAGGATCAGCCCTTCATCCAGGATGACTGCTACTACCATGGTTATGTGGAGGAGGTCCCTGAGTCCTTGGTTGCCCTTAGTACCTGTTCTGGGGGCTTTCTTGGAATGCTACAGATAAATGACCTTGTTTATGAAATCAAGCCAATTAGTATTTCTGCCACATTTGAACACCTAGTACATAAGATAGACAGTGATGATAcacagtttccacctatgagatGTGGgttaacagaagagaaaatagcACGCCAGTTGGAGTTGCAATTGTCATATAATTTCACTCTGAAGCAAAGTTCTTTTGTGGGCTGGTGGACCCATCGGCGGTTTGTTGAGCTGGTGGTGGTCGTGGATAATGTTAGATATCATTTCTCTCAAAGTAATGCATCAACAGTGCAGCATGAAGTATTTAATGTTGTCAATATAGTGGATTCCTTCTATCATCCTTTGGAGGTTGATATAATTTTGACTGGAATTGATATATGGACTGCATCAAATCCACTTCCTACCAATGGAGACATAGATAATGTTTTAGTGGAATTTTCTGTTTGGAAGAATTATAACCTTAATAATCGATTACAACATGATGTTGCACATCTTTTCATAAAAGACACACAAGGCACGACGCTTGGTGTTGCCTACGTTAAAGGAATATGCCTGAATCCTTTTAATAGTGGAGTTGATGTTTTTGAAGATGAGAAGTTGGTCATTTTTGCAGTTACCTTGGGCCATGAGCTTGGTCACAATTTGGGTATGCAACATGACAcccagtggtgtgtgtgtgagctaCGGTGGTGCATAATGCATGCCTATAGAAAGTTAACAACTAAATTTAGCAACTGCAGTTATGCCCAATATTGGGACAATACTATCAGTAGTGGATTATGTATTCAACCTCCTCCATATCCAGGGAATATATTTAGACTGAAGTACTGTGGGAATCTAGTTGTTGAAGAAGGAGAGGAATGTGACTGTGGAACCATACAGCAGTGTGCAAAAGATCCCTGTTGTCTGTTAAACTGTACTCTACGTCCTGGGGCTGCTTGTGCTTTTGGAATGTGTTGCAAAGACTGCAAATTTCTGCCATCGGGAACTTTATGTAGACAAAAAGTTGGTGAATGTGACCTTCCAGAGTGGTGCAATGGGACATCCCATCAATGCCCAGATGATGTGTATGTGCAGGATGGGATCTCCTGTAATGTGAATGCCTTCTGCTATGAAAAGACATGTAATAACCATGATACACAGTGTAAAGAGATTTTTGGCCAAGATGCAAGGAGTGCATCTCAGAGTTGCTACCAAGAAATCAACACCCAAGGAAACCGTTTTGGTCACTGTGGTATTGTAGGTACAACATATGTAAAATGTTGGTCCCCTGATATCCTGTGTGGGAGGGTTCAGTGTGAAAATGTAGAAGTAATTCCCAATCTGCTAGAGCATTCCACAGTACAGCAGTTTCACCTCAATGACACCACTTGCTGGGGCACTGATTATCACTTAGGGATGGCTATACCTGATATTGGTGAGGTAAAAGATGGCACAGTATGTGGTCCAGAAAAGATCTGCATCCGTAAGAAGTGTGCCAGTATGGTTCGTCTGTCACAAGTCTGTCAGCCTAAGACCTGCAACATGAGGGGAGTCTGCAACAACAAACAACACTGTCACTGCAACCGTGAATGGGCACCCCCCTACTGCAAGGACAAAGGCTATGGAGGTAGTGCTGATAGTGGCCCACCTCCTAAGAACAACATGGAAGGATTAAATATGATGGGAAAGTTGGGTTACCTGTCACTATTGTGCCTTCTTCTTTtggttgcttttttattttgcttacgTGTGCTTTTAAAGAAACGCACAAAAAGTAAAGAAGATAAAGAAGGATaa